The following are encoded in a window of Bdellovibrionales bacterium genomic DNA:
- a CDS encoding response regulator, with the protein MPDSLKKSKYILLVEDNKDDEDLTVRALRKGNISNDIQVVRDGAEALDYLFAQGAYVGRDVSQRPQVVLLDLKLPKINGLEVLKKIRETDSTKSLPVVILTSSREEKDLLNGYKLGANSYICKPVDMNQFTTAIQQLGLYWLVLNETPV; encoded by the coding sequence ATGCCGGATTCACTGAAGAAATCAAAATACATTTTGCTTGTCGAAGATAACAAAGATGACGAGGATCTTACGGTGCGCGCGCTTCGTAAGGGCAATATTAGCAATGACATTCAAGTGGTGCGCGATGGTGCAGAGGCCTTGGATTACCTCTTTGCTCAGGGCGCTTACGTCGGCCGTGATGTGTCTCAGCGTCCACAGGTTGTGCTGCTGGATTTGAAGTTGCCAAAAATCAACGGTCTAGAGGTGCTTAAAAAGATCCGCGAAACAGACTCGACGAAATCCTTGCCGGTGGTGATTCTGACATCTTCACGCGAAGAAAAAGACTTGTTGAATGGTTATAAACTCGGGGCGAACAGCTACATCTGTAAGCCCGTGGATATGAATCAGTTCACGACCGCAATTCAGCAGTTGGGCCTGTACTGGCTGGTTTTGAATGAAACTCCGGTCTAA
- a CDS encoding GyrI-like domain-containing protein, whose product MKLLRSFLVAVLLVVVTIAVWLFYYLGAFKSVDITETERGPMKMIYKDHTGSYHKIVTVIEDVEKWAKSKNIDCSESFGEYIDDANVVEEARLRSRGGCIVKDIPANLPEGFKSREIPLRKYVQAVFEGSPGIGPIKVYPKAETYLKDRQWALDGAVIEIYVIHSEKAMTTTYLFPYAIPAAPATPAAATPDSSPAQK is encoded by the coding sequence ATGAAATTATTAAGAAGTTTTTTAGTCGCTGTTTTGCTCGTTGTTGTCACTATCGCCGTATGGTTGTTCTATTACCTTGGTGCTTTCAAATCCGTCGACATCACTGAAACCGAGCGCGGTCCGATGAAAATGATCTACAAAGATCACACGGGTTCTTATCACAAAATCGTGACTGTGATTGAAGACGTTGAAAAGTGGGCGAAGTCGAAAAACATCGACTGCTCAGAATCCTTCGGCGAATACATTGATGATGCGAACGTGGTTGAAGAAGCGCGCCTCAGAAGTCGCGGTGGCTGCATCGTCAAAGACATTCCGGCAAATCTTCCGGAAGGATTTAAATCCCGCGAAATTCCGCTGCGCAAATATGTTCAGGCAGTGTTTGAAGGCTCGCCAGGTATCGGACCGATTAAGGTGTATCCGAAGGCCGAGACTTATTTGAAAGACCGTCAATGGGCCTTAGATGGCGCCGTCATCGAGATCTACGTGATCCACTCAGAAAAAGCGATGACGACGACGTATTTGTTCCCGTACGCGATTCCTGCAGCGCCGGCAACTCCGGCAGCCGCAACACCCGACTCTTCTCCTGCCCAAAAATAA
- a CDS encoding thioredoxin family protein encodes MATTITPFPDIGLNIPDFSLNSVEGKAYSLKDFGQGTPLVVMFICNHCPYVQAVEERLIQLGHDLKALKIPVIAICSNDEETYPEDSLANLKKRAEEKNYPFVYLHDKTQEVAKKFGALCTPDFFVYDKNHQLAYRGRLDDSWKDASKVKKRELYEAVKILAAGQQAPQQQTPSMGCSIKWL; translated from the coding sequence ATGGCAACGACGATCACTCCGTTTCCGGATATTGGCCTCAATATTCCTGACTTCAGCCTGAACTCAGTCGAAGGCAAGGCTTACTCACTCAAAGATTTCGGCCAAGGAACTCCACTGGTTGTGATGTTCATCTGTAACCACTGCCCGTATGTGCAAGCGGTGGAAGAACGTCTCATTCAATTGGGCCATGACCTCAAAGCGCTCAAAATTCCGGTGATTGCAATCTGCTCGAACGATGAAGAAACTTATCCAGAGGACAGCCTCGCGAATCTCAAAAAGCGTGCTGAAGAAAAAAACTATCCGTTCGTTTATCTGCACGATAAAACGCAGGAGGTGGCAAAGAAGTTCGGCGCCTTGTGCACTCCGGATTTCTTCGTCTATGATAAAAACCATCAACTTGCTTACCGCGGCCGCCTGGATGATTCCTGGAAAGACGCAAGCAAAGTAAAAAAACGTGAACTGTATGAAGCCGTAAAAATCCTCGCTGCGGGACAACAGGCTCCACAACAACAGACTCCTTCAATGGGCTGTTCAATTAAGTGGTTGTAA
- a CDS encoding biotin synthetase has product MQDSPVTDIRLGDVTQKWAANNHIYVHYETAMTSTSDLAKAKAFDESLLEEALCVFLTDHQTAGRGRGKNIWVDSKPGSTLLSSWSYLLNAKPQPTTSCLVGLAVYRALSTTWPFLAWNIKAPNDIYIGDKKVAGILLESVIQGDEVRVIIGLGVNVLSSPSEVTTSGSILESLPPGVPLLGQDWTACLDRLLFEMTDAISHCEDSLSPSDQYSLLMALNEHPLLEESYIGLEPNGTLRTQSGQKINWWEL; this is encoded by the coding sequence ATGCAGGACTCTCCGGTCACAGACATCCGCCTCGGAGATGTCACGCAGAAGTGGGCCGCGAATAATCATATTTACGTTCACTACGAAACGGCGATGACCAGCACGAGCGATCTTGCGAAGGCGAAAGCTTTCGACGAATCGCTGCTGGAAGAAGCTCTTTGCGTTTTTCTGACGGATCATCAAACGGCGGGCCGAGGCCGCGGTAAAAACATCTGGGTCGATTCGAAGCCCGGCAGTACGTTACTAAGCTCTTGGAGCTACCTGCTGAACGCAAAACCACAGCCGACAACTTCATGCCTTGTGGGACTTGCGGTGTACCGCGCGCTTTCAACGACGTGGCCTTTTCTGGCTTGGAATATCAAAGCACCTAATGACATCTACATCGGTGATAAAAAAGTTGCCGGCATTTTGCTTGAATCCGTTATTCAAGGTGACGAAGTGCGTGTGATCATCGGCCTGGGCGTCAATGTTTTATCATCACCATCCGAAGTCACAACCTCAGGTTCGATTCTCGAAAGCTTGCCACCGGGAGTGCCTCTTCTCGGTCAGGATTGGACGGCCTGCTTGGATCGCCTGCTGTTTGAAATGACCGATGCAATTTCTCATTGCGAAGATTCTCTTTCTCCGTCAGATCAGTATTCACTGTTAATGGCGCTGAACGAACATCCATTACTGGAAGAGTCTTACATTGGCCTCGAGCCCAACGGAACATTGCGCACGCAAAGCGGTCAAAAAATCAACTGGTGGGAGCTTTAA
- the nadC gene encoding carboxylating nicotinate-nucleotide diphosphorylase, producing MTLLDLIRAAIKEDMPSGDVTTEALALKPRHGRARLKAKEDIVLSGAMAFEQTMLSLEPNSKVKWHFEEGEQILKGQILCTIEGDLVQILKAERVALNFLGHLSGIATFTRRFVKALEGTRTKVLDTRKTTPGFRELEKKAVLHGGGVNHRMNLSTAILIKDNHISVMGGLAEAVSRVREHSQLPIEVEARTLDEVKKAVEQKVRRILLDNMDNDMLKKARELVPAEIETEASGNMTLDRVRSVADIGIDFVSVGALTHSAPCADVSLVFDWED from the coding sequence ATGACACTCCTTGATTTGATCCGTGCTGCGATCAAAGAAGACATGCCATCTGGCGATGTCACAACCGAAGCTTTGGCTTTAAAGCCCCGTCATGGCCGTGCTCGCTTAAAAGCAAAGGAAGACATCGTGCTTTCTGGCGCCATGGCCTTTGAACAAACAATGTTGAGCCTTGAGCCGAACTCGAAAGTGAAATGGCACTTCGAAGAAGGCGAACAAATCTTGAAAGGCCAAATCCTCTGCACCATCGAGGGCGACCTCGTTCAGATCTTGAAAGCAGAGCGCGTGGCTTTGAACTTCCTTGGCCATCTTTCTGGGATTGCGACATTCACCCGCCGTTTCGTGAAAGCGCTTGAAGGCACTCGCACCAAGGTTTTGGATACTCGTAAAACCACTCCGGGATTCCGCGAGCTTGAAAAGAAAGCCGTTCTTCACGGTGGCGGCGTGAATCACCGCATGAATCTGTCCACAGCGATCTTGATCAAAGACAACCACATTTCTGTGATGGGCGGCCTGGCTGAAGCCGTCAGCCGCGTGCGTGAGCACAGCCAGCTGCCGATCGAAGTGGAAGCCCGTACTTTGGATGAAGTGAAAAAAGCCGTAGAGCAAAAAGTTCGCCGCATCCTTCTCGACAACATGGATAACGATATGCTCAAAAAAGCCCGTGAGCTTGTGCCTGCTGAGATCGAAACAGAAGCCAGCGGCAATATGACTCTGGACCGCGTTCGCTCTGTCGCTGACATCGGTATTGATTTCGTTTCTGTGGGCGCTTTGACTCACTCTGCACCTTGTGCCGACGTGAGCCTGGTCTTTGACTGGGAGGACTAA
- a CDS encoding response regulator — translation MALRVLLADESSTIKRVMQLALQDFGVEVKAVPVGLDVLPVAKTFQPDIVFADVLLVKRNGYEVCADLKADAETQSVPVVLMWSSFMEVDEAKLNQSAPDARLEKPFDAEALRQLVQDLVPKTQSNPISSYLQFPKMPEFKETPPSQASAPKAASTGAPTGAPKNAIPTKPQAKLPDSAPVNFDNFDPNGLENDDVFSIPEESTNSGITRTGHALPMVDNPDVNPDEEEFAVVADDEEFASVPLNSSQQKDQLEDDGWQRQDIKKFKIDMPVEAVSSPNFTNDDDFAKKFVIPQDDIDNAHVEVEGEFEEIHFGDDLAATKVAPLPPKYADDLKRLSTEAMEKVHTKASPKKAPAVPATGAAGDAEMIERVIREEAREVIESICWKVIPEIAERIVREEINKILRDVEKSN, via the coding sequence ATGGCTTTACGCGTCTTACTAGCGGATGAGAGTTCTACAATTAAACGAGTTATGCAACTGGCCCTCCAAGATTTTGGAGTGGAGGTGAAAGCCGTTCCTGTGGGTCTCGATGTTCTGCCGGTCGCCAAAACTTTCCAACCTGACATTGTGTTTGCCGATGTTCTTTTAGTGAAAAGAAATGGCTACGAAGTTTGTGCGGACTTGAAAGCCGATGCCGAGACGCAATCGGTGCCTGTTGTTCTGATGTGGAGCAGCTTCATGGAAGTCGACGAAGCAAAGCTCAATCAATCCGCTCCGGATGCCCGTCTTGAAAAGCCTTTCGACGCTGAAGCTCTCCGCCAACTGGTTCAGGATTTAGTTCCAAAAACTCAAAGCAATCCGATCAGCTCGTACTTGCAGTTCCCAAAAATGCCAGAGTTCAAAGAGACGCCGCCGTCACAGGCTTCGGCGCCTAAGGCGGCTTCAACAGGTGCTCCTACGGGGGCGCCAAAAAACGCGATCCCAACAAAGCCGCAAGCCAAGTTGCCGGACTCCGCACCTGTGAATTTTGACAACTTCGACCCGAACGGCCTGGAAAATGATGATGTTTTCAGCATTCCGGAAGAGAGCACGAACTCCGGCATTACTCGCACGGGTCATGCATTGCCAATGGTCGACAATCCGGATGTAAACCCTGATGAGGAAGAATTCGCAGTCGTTGCGGATGATGAAGAGTTTGCGTCTGTTCCGCTAAACTCTTCTCAGCAAAAAGACCAACTCGAAGATGACGGTTGGCAACGCCAAGATATTAAAAAGTTCAAAATCGACATGCCTGTTGAGGCCGTGTCTTCTCCGAATTTCACCAACGACGACGATTTTGCTAAAAAATTCGTCATTCCACAGGATGATATTGATAACGCCCATGTGGAAGTTGAAGGTGAATTCGAAGAAATCCACTTTGGCGACGATTTGGCAGCGACCAAGGTAGCCCCACTCCCGCCAAAATATGCCGACGATCTTAAACGCCTTTCTACTGAGGCGATGGAAAAAGTTCACACTAAGGCCTCTCCCAAGAAGGCCCCTGCCGTTCCAGCTACGGGTGCTGCCGGCGATGCGGAGATGATTGAGCGAGTCATTCGTGAAGAAGCTCGAGAAGTCATTGAAAGTATCTGCTGGAAAGTGATACCAGAGATAGCTGAAAGAATCGTTCGCGAAGAGATCAATAAGATCCTCCGCGACGTCGAAAAATCAAACTAG
- the lptG gene encoding LPS export ABC transporter permease LptG, with protein MNRIDRYVSGLFWVSFIGGSLVFVTIFLAVDAMSTMVSHKDLSLTVLANYYLYYVPEIFNKLLPIACLLGVILAISAMNKANELVALFAAGMSLFRITLPLLIWVMVISGVAFFAMDRLGPTMNRKKNYILYNDIEKKPSMYSVVKTNKIWYRSKNAIFNIKTLSAQGDKAQSLTLYFFSPEWDLLQMITADRVELGQQTWTLFDGSVTLFTGNSSFPLTSQFKTKKIAMGEDAQDLQSTGQTSDTLSQSELARFIERNKEAGLDTVRYEVDYHSKFSYAFAGLVMCLLGIPFSVGKARSGGTMANFGIVILLVFAYWILLSSSLTLGTHGHFNPIVAAWAPNLLMAGLAYFFLLRLKR; from the coding sequence ATGAATCGTATCGACCGCTACGTCTCTGGCTTATTCTGGGTTTCTTTTATTGGTGGCAGCCTTGTCTTCGTGACTATTTTTTTGGCGGTCGATGCCATGAGCACCATGGTTAGTCACAAGGATCTGAGCCTTACGGTTCTTGCAAATTACTATCTGTACTACGTTCCCGAGATCTTCAATAAATTGCTGCCGATCGCCTGTTTGTTGGGGGTGATTCTCGCGATTTCGGCCATGAATAAAGCCAACGAGCTTGTCGCTCTGTTTGCAGCGGGGATGAGTTTGTTTCGGATCACTTTGCCGCTGTTGATTTGGGTGATGGTGATTTCGGGGGTGGCGTTCTTCGCGATGGACCGCTTAGGTCCGACCATGAACCGCAAGAAGAACTACATTCTCTATAACGACATCGAAAAGAAGCCGTCGATGTACTCGGTCGTGAAGACCAATAAGATTTGGTACCGTTCGAAAAACGCCATTTTCAATATCAAAACTTTGAGTGCCCAGGGCGACAAAGCGCAGAGTCTGACCTTGTACTTCTTTAGCCCCGAGTGGGATTTGCTCCAGATGATTACCGCGGACCGGGTAGAGCTCGGGCAGCAAACGTGGACGTTATTTGATGGCTCCGTCACCTTGTTCACCGGCAATTCGAGCTTTCCTCTGACCAGTCAGTTCAAAACCAAGAAGATCGCCATGGGGGAGGATGCTCAGGATCTGCAGTCCACCGGACAGACCTCTGATACTCTCAGTCAGTCGGAATTGGCTCGGTTTATTGAGCGCAATAAAGAGGCGGGGCTCGATACCGTTCGTTACGAGGTCGATTATCACTCGAAGTTTAGCTATGCGTTTGCCGGACTCGTGATGTGTCTTTTGGGCATTCCTTTTAGCGTCGGTAAAGCCCGTTCCGGCGGGACGATGGCGAATTTCGGTATTGTCATCTTGTTGGTTTTTGCCTACTGGATTTTGTTAAGCTCCAGTTTAACCCTCGGAACCCACGGTCATTTCAACCCGATTGTGGCGGCATGGGCTCCTAACCTATTGATGGCTGGTCTCGCATATTTCTTTCTGTTGCGGCTTAAAAGATAA
- the def gene encoding peptide deformylase, which yields MVLEILKFPDPRLREVCKPVDKVTEKHAQLAKDMLETMYHARGIGLAAPQIGELIRMLVIDTRPRDKEGRRYNYDEMTELEKSVTQPLVLINPVIVKGEGKTTFDEGCLSVPGYYETVERYNYVEIKALNEKGEEILVKADGLLAICMQHEMDHLEGTLFIDHLSFIKGNKIKNQIKKHGYPTPKADDDQEEGADEEVETEDEKESVKV from the coding sequence ATGGTCCTCGAAATTTTGAAATTCCCAGATCCTCGTTTGCGTGAAGTTTGTAAACCTGTCGACAAAGTCACTGAAAAGCATGCTCAGCTTGCGAAAGACATGTTGGAAACTATGTACCACGCGCGCGGCATCGGTTTGGCGGCTCCGCAAATCGGTGAGTTGATTCGTATGCTCGTGATCGACACGCGTCCTCGCGATAAAGAAGGCCGCCGTTATAACTACGATGAAATGACAGAGCTTGAAAAATCTGTGACTCAACCTTTGGTTTTGATCAATCCTGTGATCGTTAAAGGCGAAGGTAAAACAACTTTCGACGAAGGGTGCTTGAGCGTTCCTGGCTACTATGAAACTGTTGAGCGCTACAATTACGTTGAAATCAAGGCTTTGAATGAAAAGGGTGAAGAGATCTTGGTGAAAGCCGATGGTTTGCTCGCGATCTGCATGCAGCATGAGATGGATCATTTGGAAGGAACTTTGTTCATCGACCATTTGAGCTTTATCAAGGGCAATAAAATTAAAAACCAAATCAAGAAACACGGTTACCCAACTCCGAAGGCTGACGATGATCAAGAAGAAGGCGCCGACGAGGAAGTTGAGACCGAAGATGAAAAAGAAAGCGTTAAAGTGTGA
- a CDS encoding methionyl-tRNA formyltransferase, translated as MSKVRVCFLGTPEFAVTSLKALIDDDHFEVVGVVTQPDRPAGRKMQLTPSPVKMLAMNHGMHVITPESLKKNPQRLDEIRSWGAEVAVVVAFGQILTQEFLDMFPYGAVNVHGSILPRWRGAAPIQRGIEAGDKESGVTLQKMVKKLDAGDIIGIRRVALDDEITAMELHDKLAVLGADLLRVELMDYVRGNLVPHPQDEAQVTYAHKIDKAESEIKWMLPAVEIHNKIRALTMGPGTYTWLGGKKLKLHKTRVSEKSGSHPEAGFIHDANDEYISVQCGGGILNIFEVQPESRNRMKVSDFLKGHPLKKGDFIGV; from the coding sequence GTGAGCAAGGTTCGCGTTTGCTTCTTAGGAACTCCGGAATTTGCCGTGACTTCCCTCAAGGCCCTCATCGACGACGATCATTTTGAAGTCGTCGGTGTGGTGACACAGCCGGATCGTCCTGCCGGCCGCAAAATGCAACTCACTCCTTCGCCAGTCAAAATGCTCGCCATGAATCATGGCATGCATGTGATCACTCCTGAATCCCTGAAAAAAAATCCGCAACGCCTTGATGAAATCCGCTCTTGGGGAGCTGAAGTCGCTGTCGTTGTGGCCTTTGGCCAAATCCTCACTCAGGAATTCTTGGACATGTTTCCGTATGGCGCTGTGAATGTGCACGGCAGTATTCTGCCGCGCTGGCGTGGAGCGGCTCCTATTCAACGGGGCATTGAAGCCGGCGATAAAGAGTCCGGCGTGACTCTGCAGAAGATGGTTAAAAAATTGGATGCCGGTGATATCATCGGTATTCGTCGTGTGGCTTTAGACGATGAAATCACGGCGATGGAGTTGCACGATAAGCTCGCAGTGTTGGGGGCGGATCTTTTGCGCGTGGAATTGATGGATTATGTGCGTGGCAACTTGGTGCCGCATCCGCAAGATGAAGCGCAAGTCACTTACGCTCACAAGATCGACAAAGCCGAGAGTGAGATCAAATGGATGCTGCCAGCGGTGGAAATCCATAACAAGATTCGCGCCTTGACCATGGGCCCGGGGACTTATACTTGGCTCGGTGGTAAGAAATTGAAGTTGCATAAAACGCGTGTCAGTGAAAAAAGCGGTTCTCATCCTGAGGCCGGCTTTATCCACGATGCCAATGACGAATACATTTCTGTGCAATGTGGCGGCGGAATTCTAAATATCTTTGAAGTTCAGCCGGAATCGCGCAATCGTATGAAAGTCAGTGATTTCTTAAAAGGTCATCCGCTCAAAAAGGGAGATTTCATCGGTGTCTAA
- a CDS encoding ribulose-phosphate 3-epimerase, which produces MSKLVAPSILSADFANLEKELKAISVAGADWVHVDVMDGHFVPNLTIGIPVVESLKKVSSLPLDVHLMIEKPERYVEDFVKAGSDYLTIHVEATEKPHEVLRKIRSLGAKAGITLRPGTPLSEIMPYLGECDLVLVMTVEPGFGGQSFMMDQVEKMKALREERERRGLKYLIEVDGGVNEKTLAYCKDADVLVAGSYVFRNDYKKAIESLKV; this is translated from the coding sequence GTGTCTAAGCTCGTTGCCCCAAGTATCCTGTCAGCTGATTTTGCTAACCTTGAAAAAGAATTGAAAGCAATCTCGGTGGCCGGAGCCGATTGGGTGCACGTCGATGTGATGGATGGCCATTTCGTTCCGAATCTGACCATTGGAATTCCTGTTGTTGAGTCTCTTAAAAAAGTCAGTTCACTTCCCTTGGATGTTCACTTGATGATTGAAAAACCTGAGCGCTATGTCGAAGACTTCGTCAAAGCGGGCAGTGATTATTTAACAATTCACGTGGAAGCGACTGAGAAACCACACGAGGTTCTACGCAAGATCCGTTCGCTGGGTGCAAAGGCGGGGATTACTCTGCGTCCGGGCACACCACTGAGTGAAATTATGCCTTATTTGGGTGAATGCGATTTGGTGTTGGTGATGACGGTCGAGCCGGGCTTCGGCGGACAGAGCTTCATGATGGATCAAGTTGAAAAGATGAAAGCTTTGCGCGAAGAGCGCGAACGTCGTGGTTTGAAATATCTGATCGAAGTCGATGGCGGCGTGAATGAAAAAACGCTGGCGTATTGCAAAGACGCCGATGTCTTAGTTGCGGGGAGCTACGTTTTCCGCAATGATTACAAAAAAGCTATCGAATCTTTGAAGGTATAA
- a CDS encoding endonuclease/exonuclease/phosphatase family protein, with protein MKIANILLALLVLCMGLSALGESQWFLDLFSHFMLQYAVLALLLAIFYRVKKQKNNTYIALIAFIYACIMLANVVDRRAPMVKIPKESERVRIFEFNTSGNVEVLKNWLPVHAGEFDVVVLLEAGLHFEPLLEQLKSQYPYQATHLENSPFGMAVLSRWEITENKSFESEGGSFQQYELKIKRPVGDEFLLYALHAPPPFAPQLANAHEAILGELSEKIHDKQFPAIVVGDLNTTPTSHRFLKLVKNTGLRDTAGISPWANTWPALSVNLFSLLGIRIDHCLVSNSFSIVERERLTDLGSDHLPIKCVLQVEK; from the coding sequence ATGAAGATCGCCAATATCCTCTTAGCACTTTTAGTTCTTTGTATGGGACTTTCCGCTCTCGGAGAGAGTCAGTGGTTTTTGGATCTGTTCTCTCACTTTATGTTGCAATATGCGGTTTTGGCCTTGCTGCTAGCGATCTTTTACCGTGTTAAGAAGCAGAAAAATAACACCTACATCGCGTTGATTGCGTTTATCTATGCCTGCATCATGCTGGCCAATGTAGTCGATCGCCGTGCGCCGATGGTGAAGATTCCGAAGGAATCCGAACGCGTGCGTATTTTTGAATTTAACACTTCAGGAAATGTCGAAGTTCTGAAAAACTGGCTGCCGGTTCACGCCGGAGAGTTCGACGTCGTTGTTTTACTCGAGGCAGGTTTGCACTTTGAGCCGTTACTGGAGCAACTCAAATCCCAATATCCCTATCAGGCGACGCATTTGGAAAACTCTCCATTCGGTATGGCGGTGTTAAGTCGCTGGGAAATCACTGAAAACAAATCTTTTGAGTCCGAAGGTGGCAGCTTTCAGCAGTATGAACTTAAAATCAAACGTCCTGTGGGTGACGAGTTCTTACTCTATGCTTTGCATGCGCCACCGCCATTTGCTCCGCAATTGGCAAACGCACACGAAGCGATTTTAGGCGAGCTTTCAGAGAAGATTCATGACAAGCAGTTTCCGGCCATTGTGGTGGGCGACTTAAATACCACGCCGACATCGCATCGTTTTTTGAAGCTTGTGAAAAACACGGGCCTGCGTGACACCGCGGGGATTTCGCCATGGGCGAACACCTGGCCTGCGCTGTCGGTGAATCTATTTTCGCTGTTGGGGATCCGCATCGATCACTGCTTGGTCTCAAACAGTTTCTCCATCGTCGAGCGTGAGCGCCTGACGGATTTAGGCTCGGACCACCTGCCGATTAAGTGCGTTCTGCAAGTTGAAAAGTAA
- a CDS encoding DEAD/DEAH box helicase has translation MTKFTDLPLVAPLQFALKEAGYETPTPIQSQAIPLILEGRDLLGVAQTGTGKTAAFCLPILQLLAKNHIRREPKCPRTLILTPTRELAIQIHQNLETYSKHLKLKHAVIFGGVGQGNQVRDLAGGVDVLVATPGRLMDLFHQKHLRLDKIEIFVLDEADRMLDMGFIQDIKRILPLLPRKRHNLFFSATMPKEVQELATRILYEPLKVEVTPQATTAEKIDQSVMFVEKAKKFDLLMHLLEDNSLFKVLVFMQMKHGANRIVDKLTKQGVQAAGIHGDKSQGARQRALEDFRSGKVRVLVATDIAARGLDIDGITHVINFELPHLPDSYVHRIGRTARAGAEGKSIAFCTAEEKSYLYAIEKTTRQKVTVVEDHPFHSDASASASVMSVGKAKAAIEKQGQHHGGRGGGSGGRPGGRRRKGGGGGGKGPGGQQASGQGGDGKPQKRQSFFKRRKLAQQNKKQGPKK, from the coding sequence ATGACTAAATTTACCGACCTCCCACTCGTTGCCCCGCTTCAATTCGCACTCAAAGAAGCTGGGTATGAAACTCCGACTCCCATTCAATCCCAGGCGATTCCTTTGATCCTTGAGGGCCGCGATCTTTTGGGCGTGGCCCAAACGGGAACAGGAAAAACGGCGGCCTTCTGTCTGCCGATTCTGCAGCTTTTGGCTAAAAACCACATTCGCCGTGAACCTAAATGCCCCCGTACTTTGATTCTGACGCCGACGCGTGAGCTGGCGATTCAGATCCACCAAAATCTTGAAACCTACAGCAAGCACTTAAAGCTTAAGCACGCCGTGATTTTTGGCGGCGTGGGGCAAGGCAACCAAGTCCGTGATCTTGCCGGGGGCGTGGATGTGCTCGTGGCGACTCCGGGGCGATTGATGGATCTTTTCCATCAAAAGCACTTGCGCCTCGATAAGATTGAGATCTTCGTTTTGGATGAAGCCGACCGTATGTTGGACATGGGCTTCATTCAAGATATTAAACGCATTTTGCCGCTTCTTCCGAGAAAGCGTCATAACTTGTTCTTCTCAGCAACCATGCCGAAAGAAGTGCAAGAGCTTGCGACCCGCATTTTGTACGAACCCTTGAAAGTTGAAGTGACTCCGCAGGCGACAACGGCTGAGAAGATTGATCAGTCCGTGATGTTTGTCGAGAAAGCGAAGAAGTTTGATCTTCTGATGCACCTTCTTGAGGATAACAGTCTTTTCAAAGTCCTTGTGTTTATGCAGATGAAGCATGGAGCGAATCGTATCGTTGATAAACTCACGAAACAGGGAGTTCAAGCAGCGGGTATTCACGGTGATAAATCTCAAGGAGCTCGTCAGCGCGCTCTTGAAGATTTCCGCAGCGGTAAAGTTCGTGTCCTTGTGGCGACGGACATTGCCGCCCGTGGCTTGGATATCGATGGCATCACCCATGTGATTAACTTCGAGCTTCCGCATTTACCGGACAGCTACGTCCATCGTATCGGCCGCACGGCGCGGGCCGGTGCTGAAGGAAAATCTATTGCCTTCTGTACAGCGGAAGAGAAATCATATCTCTACGCGATTGAGAAAACGACTCGCCAAAAAGTGACGGTTGTCGAGGATCACCCCTTCCATTCCGATGCGAGTGCATCGGCTTCTGTGATGAGCGTCGGTAAAGCCAAAGCGGCGATCGAAAAACAGGGACAGCACCATGGTGGCCGCGGTGGCGGTTCAGGTGGCAGACCTGGTGGACGAAGACGCAAAGGTGGCGGTGGGGGCGGCAAAGGCCCCGGCGGTCAACAAGCAAGTGGTCAAGGCGGAGACGGAAAACCGCAAAAGCGACAAAGTTTTTTCAAGCGCAGAAAACTGGCTCAACAGAATAAAAAACAAGGACCTAAGAAGTGA